One segment of Ziziphus jujuba cultivar Dongzao chromosome 12, ASM3175591v1 DNA contains the following:
- the LOC107428870 gene encoding beta-glucosidase 40, translating to MMWGKGIALFIILAMVVFGFQNCLSQTINRGSFPKGFVFGTASSAFQYEGAVKEDGRGPSVWDTFSHQFGKIADFSNADVAVDQFHLYESDIQLMKDMGMDAYRFSISWSRIFPNGSGEINQAGVDHYNKLINALLAKGIEPYVTIYHWDLPQALEDKYKGWLDPRIIKDFATFAETCFQKFGDRVKHWITFNEPHTFSIQGYDVGLQAPGRCSIILRLFCRAGNSATEPYIVAHHVLLSHATTVDIYRRKYKSKQQGSVGLSFDVMWFEPKTNSTEDIEAAQRAQDFQLGWFLDPLMLGDYPSSMRTRVGKRLPTFTRSQASLLKGSLDFVGINHYTTYYASPNRTSLIGNLLNDSLADSGAVTLPFKNLQPIGDRANSIWLYIVPEGMRKLMNYIKHKYGNPPVMITENGMDDPNNKLIPIKDALKDEKRIKYHNDYLTNLLASIKEDGCNVKGYFAWSLLDNWEWGAGYTSRFGLYFVDYDDNLKRYAKDSVQWFKKFLTSA from the exons atgatgTGGGGAAAAGGCATtgctttatttataatattggcGATGGTGGTTTTTGGGTTCCAGAATTGTTTATCACAGACTATAAACAGAGGTAGTTTTCCAAAGGGATTTGTTTTTGGGACTGCCTCCTCTGCTTTCCAG TATGAAGGAGCAGTGAAAGAAGATGGAAGGGGACCATCTGTTTGGGACACTTTTTCACATCAATTTG GTAAGATAGCTGATTTCAGTAATGCAGATGTTGCTGTGGATCAATTCCACCTTTATGAA AGTGATATACAACTTATGAAGGACATGGGAATGGATGCTTATAGGTTTTCAATATCTTGGTCTAGGATTTTTCCCA ATGGAAGTGGGGAAATCAATCAAGCAGGAGTTGATCATTACAATAAATTGATCAATGCATTACTAGCCAAAG GAATTGAACCATATGTTACAATTTACCATTGGGACCTTCCTCAAGCCTTGGAAGACAAATACAAAGGATGGCTTGACCCACGGATAAt AAAGGACTTTGCAACGTTTGCGGAGACGTGCTTTCAGAAATTTGGTGACAGGGTGAAGCACTGGATCACATTCAATGAGCCGCATACATTTTCTATACAAGGATATGATGTGGGTCTCCAGGCACCAGGACGGTGTTCTATCATACTCCGCCTATTCTGTAGAGCAGGAAACTCTGCAACTGAGCCTTACATTGTTGCTCACCATGTCCTCCTTTCTCATGCAACCACGGTAGATATTTACAGGAGAAAATACAAG TCAAAACAGCAAGGATCCGTTGGGTTGTCATTTGATGTTATGTGGTTTGAACCAAAAACAAACTCCACCGAAGATATTGAAGCTGCTCAAAGAGCCCAAGATTTTCAGCTAGGATG GTTTCTTGATCCTTTGATGTTGGGGGATTATCCAAGTTCAATGAGAACTAGAGTAGGAAAACGGTTGCCAACCTTTACAAGATCTCAGGCTAGCCTACTCAAGGGGTCTCTGGATTTTGTGGGAATTAATCACTATACTACCTATTATGCTTCTCCCAATAGAACTAGTTTAATTGGAAATTTACTCAATGACTCCCTTGCAGATTCTGGAGCTGTTACCCTTC cATTCAAAAATTTGCAACCAATTGGAGACAGG GCAAATTCTATATGGTTGTATATAGTACCTGAGGGGATGAGAAAATTAATGAACTACATCAAGCACAAGTATGGCAACCCTCCAGTCATGATCACTGAGAATG GGATGGATGACCCAAATAACAAACTGATTCCCATCAAGGATGCTCTAAAGGATGAGAAAAGGATCAAATACCACAATGACTATCTAACAAACTTGCTGGCTTCTATCAA AGAAGATGGTTGCAATGTGAAAGGATATTTTGCCTGGTCTCTACTGGATAATTGGGAGTGGGGTGCAGGATATACTTCAAGGTTTGGtctttattttgttgattatgaTGACAATCTCAAGAGATATGCAAAGGACTCGGTTCAATGGTTCAAGAAGTTCTTGACTTCTGCCTAA